The following proteins come from a genomic window of Nautilia profundicola AmH:
- a CDS encoding uroporphyrinogen-III synthase: protein MKSELPIYLLTDQKIDGVENYPVIKINFLSPSFSFENIDYLIFTSKNGVRAVNNLTDEWKNYPSLAIGKATANEIEKLGGKVEYIAKSAYGDEFAKEINQIYKNKTFLFFRAKKLVSKIQKEFINNTLKEVIIYETVCNTPDEQFKKPSIVIFTSPSTVKCFSKILTFENIVTIAIGNKTKKELSKFTTEIFMPTTPSINECIKLAKSLKIR, encoded by the coding sequence GTGAAAAGTGAATTACCTATATATCTTTTAACTGATCAGAAAATTGACGGAGTTGAGAATTACCCGGTAATCAAAATTAATTTTCTTTCTCCCTCTTTCTCTTTTGAAAATATCGACTATCTTATTTTTACTTCAAAAAACGGCGTACGGGCTGTTAACAATCTTACAGACGAATGGAAAAACTATCCTTCATTAGCTATAGGTAAAGCAACTGCAAACGAAATAGAAAAATTAGGTGGCAAGGTTGAATATATTGCGAAGTCAGCTTACGGAGATGAATTTGCAAAAGAGATTAATCAAATATATAAAAACAAAACTTTTCTTTTTTTCAGAGCCAAAAAATTAGTATCAAAAATTCAAAAAGAATTTATAAACAACACTTTAAAAGAAGTAATTATTTATGAAACGGTCTGTAATACGCCTGATGAACAGTTTAAAAAGCCATCGATAGTTATTTTTACTTCTCCTTCTACAGTTAAATGTTTTTCAAAAATACTAACTTTTGAAAACATAGTGACCATAGCTATCGGTAATAAAACTAAAAAAGAGCTTTCTAAATTTACTACAGAAATATTTATGCCTACTACACCTTCAATTAATGAATGTATTAAACTTGCAAAATCCCT
- the guaA gene encoding glutamine-hydrolyzing GMP synthase, giving the protein MQVEILILDFGSQYTQLIARRLREEGIYSEIVPYFDGLKAAKEKKPKGIIFSGGPASVYEKDAYRVDKEIYELGLPILGICYGMQLITVDFGGEVVRADHHEYGKAELFIDEPHKLFDDVSNPTIVWMSHGDRVEKLAPGFKRIAHTSNAPYAAIVNEEKEIYAIQFHPEVTHSVEGQKILRNFARNVCGVTSKWDMAHFAKEQIKKIREQVGDNKVICALSGGVDSSVTAALLHEAIGDKLVPIFVDTGLLRKNEREQVEHAFKNVLHVPLITVDAREKFLSKLKGVVDPEEKRKIIGHTFIEVFDEEAKKHKDAKFLAQGTLYPDVIESVSVKGPSKTIKSHHNVGGLPDWMQFELIEPLRELFKDEVRKLGIELGLPSELVYRHPFPGPGLAIRIMGEVNEEDLNILREADAILIQELKAWGLYNDVWQAFAVLLNVRSVGVMGDNRTYDNTVAIRCVSSTDGMTATFSHLPHEFLERVSTRIINEVDGINRVVYDISSKPPATIEWE; this is encoded by the coding sequence ATGCAAGTTGAAATACTAATACTTGATTTTGGTAGTCAATATACACAATTGATAGCAAGAAGACTAAGAGAAGAGGGTATATACAGTGAAATAGTACCTTACTTTGACGGTCTAAAAGCTGCAAAAGAAAAAAAACCTAAAGGTATTATTTTCAGTGGAGGACCTGCGAGTGTTTATGAAAAAGACGCATACAGAGTTGATAAAGAAATATATGAATTAGGGCTTCCTATCCTTGGTATATGTTACGGAATGCAGTTAATTACTGTTGACTTCGGAGGAGAAGTTGTAAGGGCTGACCATCATGAATACGGGAAAGCCGAGCTTTTTATTGATGAACCGCATAAACTGTTTGATGATGTAAGTAATCCTACAATCGTTTGGATGAGTCACGGTGACAGAGTTGAGAAATTGGCTCCCGGATTTAAAAGAATTGCTCATACTTCAAACGCACCTTATGCTGCAATCGTAAATGAAGAAAAAGAGATTTACGCAATTCAGTTCCATCCTGAAGTTACTCACAGCGTTGAAGGTCAGAAAATTTTAAGAAACTTCGCAAGAAACGTATGTGGTGTAACAAGCAAATGGGATATGGCGCACTTCGCAAAAGAACAGATTAAAAAAATCAGAGAACAAGTTGGTGACAATAAAGTAATATGTGCATTAAGCGGAGGAGTTGACAGCTCTGTTACAGCAGCGCTTTTACATGAAGCTATAGGTGATAAACTTGTACCTATTTTTGTGGATACCGGACTTCTTAGAAAAAATGAAAGAGAGCAGGTGGAGCATGCATTTAAAAACGTACTTCACGTACCTTTAATTACAGTTGATGCAAGAGAAAAATTCTTAAGTAAACTAAAAGGCGTTGTGGATCCTGAAGAGAAAAGAAAAATTATCGGGCATACGTTTATCGAAGTGTTTGACGAAGAAGCAAAAAAACACAAAGACGCTAAATTCTTGGCACAGGGAACACTGTATCCTGACGTAATTGAAAGCGTAAGCGTAAAAGGCCCTTCTAAAACAATTAAATCGCATCATAATGTTGGCGGACTTCCTGATTGGATGCAGTTCGAACTTATTGAACCTTTAAGAGAACTTTTCAAAGATGAAGTTAGAAAACTTGGAATCGAACTTGGTCTTCCAAGTGAGCTTGTATACAGACATCCGTTCCCTGGACCTGGACTTGCTATTAGAATTATGGGTGAGGTTAATGAAGAAGATCTAAACATATTAAGAGAAGCCGACGCTATTTTAATTCAGGAACTAAAAGCATGGGGACTATACAATGATGTATGGCAGGCTTTTGCGGTACTTCTTAACGTAAGAAGTGTTGGTGTTATGGGTGATAACAGAACATATGACAATACCGTAGCAATCAGATGCGTAAGCTCGACAGACGGTATGACGGCGACATTCAGTCATTTGCCTCATGAGTTTCTTGAGAGGGTAAGCACAAGAATTATCAACGAAGTTGACGGAATCAACAGAGTTGTTTATGATATTTCAAGTAAACCGCCTGCAACAATCGAGTGGGAATAA